From the genome of Triticum aestivum cultivar Chinese Spring chromosome 3B, IWGSC CS RefSeq v2.1, whole genome shotgun sequence, one region includes:
- the LOC123066472 gene encoding ATP-citrate synthase beta chain protein 1-like — MEAERSAVEGIQVPERRKKVVNATHQQSSSHARHAHVLLLLIPHHGAHKLFEVKMTVVLGELGGSDEYSLLESLKQGKVEKPVVAWGAVSGGELESTQAKNQALRDAGAVVPTSFEALERIKDFRSWLRKEKFLLSLRLHLPPFLKILKLPLKVGRSELLQFISTISEDRG; from the exons ATGGAGGCGGAGAGGTCCGCCGTAGAGGGGATCCAGgtgccggagaggaggaagaaggtggtgAATGCCACACATCAGCAGTCGTCCTCCCACGCCAGACACGCCCATGTTCTGTTGCTGCTGATCCCGCATCACGGTGCACATAAACTGTTTGAG GTTAAAATGACGGTTGTTCTTGGGGAGCTTGGAGGAAGTGATGAGTATTCGCTCCTCGAATCCTTGAAACAAGGAAAGGTCGAGAAACCTGTTGTTGCTTGG GGTGCAGTGAGTGGTGGTGAGTTGGAATCTACACAAGCTAAGAATCAGGCACTAAGGGATGCTGGGGCTGTTGTTCCTACTTCATTTGAAGCTCTTGAAAGGATTAAGGATTTCAGAAGCTG GTTGAGGAAGGAAAAATTCCTCCTGTCCCTGAGGTTACacctccccccattcctgaagatcTTAAAACTGCCATTGAAAGTGGGAAGGTCTGAGCTCTTACAATTTATCTCCACTATCTCTGAGGATAGAGGTTAG